Proteins encoded together in one Dehalococcoidia bacterium window:
- the guaA gene encoding glutamine-hydrolyzing GMP synthase, with translation MPEAIAVVDFGSQYSRLIARRIREQNVYCELISPKASREAISNLNLKGIILSGGPSSVYEDNAPMAQPWVFDMGVPVLGICYGMQLIAHQLGGEVAPATEREYGFAVIHKNNPSTLFENLDEELAVWMSHGDRISNLPPGFNSIAYSENSPVAAMANDSNIFGIQFHPEVVHTPQGTEVLRNFAYKICNIAGDWTPGNFVSETIERIKKQVGSGKVICALSGGVDSAVTAKLVHEAIGDQLTCIFVNNGLLRREEPERVRQVFQDSLGLNLIYVDAEERFLTALAGIADPEEKRKTIGAEFINIFEEQAGALGSVDFLAQGTLYPDVIESQTSESTAAHKIKTHHNVGGLPERMKLKLVEPLRYLFKDEVRLAGAELGLPSTILNRQPFPGPGLAIRVIGDVTFAKLEALRAADWIVMDEIKNDRLYENLWQSFAVLTDTRTVGVMGDQRTYQHVVALRAVTSDDAMTADWARLPYDTLARISNRIVNEVPSVNRVVYDITSKPPGTIEWE, from the coding sequence ATGCCGGAGGCTATAGCGGTAGTAGATTTTGGATCCCAATACAGCCGTTTAATTGCGCGTAGGATTCGAGAACAGAATGTCTACTGTGAACTGATTTCACCTAAAGCTTCGCGTGAGGCTATCAGCAATCTCAATTTAAAAGGCATTATTCTTTCAGGGGGGCCGTCTTCGGTATACGAAGACAATGCGCCTATGGCACAACCTTGGGTATTTGACATGGGTGTACCAGTACTAGGTATTTGCTACGGGATGCAGCTCATTGCTCATCAATTAGGTGGCGAGGTGGCGCCTGCTACTGAACGTGAATACGGATTTGCAGTCATACACAAAAATAACCCTAGTACATTGTTTGAAAACTTGGACGAAGAGCTAGCAGTTTGGATGAGCCATGGTGACAGGATCAGCAATTTACCTCCTGGATTTAATTCCATAGCGTATAGCGAGAATTCACCTGTTGCAGCAATGGCCAATGATTCGAATATATTTGGCATTCAATTTCACCCTGAAGTTGTTCACACTCCGCAAGGGACTGAAGTTTTAAGGAACTTCGCCTACAAGATCTGTAATATTGCAGGCGATTGGACACCAGGTAATTTCGTCTCAGAAACCATCGAAAGAATAAAAAAACAAGTAGGTAGTGGCAAAGTAATTTGTGCGCTATCAGGCGGAGTGGACTCTGCAGTTACTGCAAAGCTTGTACATGAGGCAATTGGAGATCAATTAACTTGTATTTTTGTAAATAACGGGCTGCTCCGGCGTGAGGAGCCTGAGCGGGTACGTCAAGTTTTCCAAGATAGTTTAGGGTTGAATTTGATATATGTAGACGCAGAAGAAAGATTCTTAACCGCGTTAGCAGGTATCGCGGACCCTGAAGAAAAACGAAAAACTATTGGAGCTGAATTCATAAATATATTTGAGGAACAAGCTGGAGCCTTGGGCTCAGTAGACTTCTTAGCACAAGGAACTCTTTACCCGGATGTTATCGAAAGCCAAACATCTGAAAGTACTGCTGCCCATAAGATAAAAACCCATCATAATGTAGGCGGTTTGCCTGAACGAATGAAGCTGAAATTGGTAGAGCCGTTACGATATTTGTTCAAAGACGAAGTCAGGCTTGCCGGCGCCGAGTTGGGCCTGCCTTCAACTATTTTGAACCGGCAGCCCTTTCCAGGACCTGGGTTAGCAATACGCGTGATTGGTGATGTCACTTTTGCAAAACTGGAGGCGCTCCGGGCGGCAGATTGGATCGTTATGGACGAAATAAAAAATGACAGGCTCTACGAAAATTTGTGGCAAAGTTTTGCAGTCTTAACAGACACTAGGACAGTAGGAGTTATGGGAGACCAAAGGACGTATCAGCATGTGGTAGCACTACGTGCTGTAACAAGTGACGATGCCATGACTGCTGATTGGGCACGGCTTCCATACGATACGCTTGCACGAATTTCTAATCGTATTGTGAATGAGGTACCAAGCGTTAACCGTGTGGTGTACGACATTACTAGCAAACCTCCTGGTACGATTGAATGGGAATGA
- a CDS encoding threonylcarbamoyl-AMP synthase produces MPLVADNPNNRSIASILLREGGVIAYPTDTVYGLGASVFNYSSISTMFVIKARSRDQAVPVLIASETQLGEVAIDISNDALKLAKAFWPGKLTLVMKRHPDLPSLITGGGDTVGVRLPDHPCPQALIQALGSPITGTSANRHNGQEPTSAQEVQKQLGNRLSLILDGGPSPSNLPSTIIDTTQTPPKVLRAGVLSIAEIRKVCDVTQSHAGGDE; encoded by the coding sequence ATGCCCCTTGTAGCTGACAACCCAAACAATCGGTCAATTGCTTCAATTTTATTACGCGAAGGTGGTGTAATAGCATACCCAACAGACACCGTCTACGGACTGGGTGCTTCGGTATTCAACTACTCTTCAATTTCGACAATGTTTGTAATAAAAGCTAGAAGTAGGGATCAGGCAGTTCCTGTCCTCATTGCTTCAGAAACGCAATTAGGCGAAGTTGCTATTGATATATCAAATGATGCATTGAAACTTGCCAAAGCTTTTTGGCCAGGCAAACTTACTCTCGTAATGAAGCGGCACCCAGATCTCCCGTCATTGATTACTGGAGGAGGAGATACTGTAGGTGTTAGATTACCGGACCATCCATGCCCGCAAGCATTAATTCAGGCCCTAGGCTCGCCTATTACTGGCACTAGTGCTAACCGCCACAACGGGCAGGAGCCTACTTCAGCCCAAGAGGTACAAAAGCAATTAGGCAATCGCCTAAGCTTGATACTTGACGGAGGGCCAAGCCCTAGCAATTTACCATCAACCATTATTGATACAACACAGACACCGCCAAAAGTGTTGCGAGCCGGGGTGCTCTCGATCGCAGAGATCCGGAAAGTGTGCGATGTCACGCAGTCTCATGCAGGTGGAGACGAGTAA
- a CDS encoding polyprenyl synthetase family protein, which produces MNRDRLSELLSSHRPLVEQALKDSFEIPSDRTLALYRMMHFQLGWIDESGEPQISDNERLYGCLCLESAYLFDSDLVKKAPIAAAIELLKESIQTHEDMQTANQYRYGRSAVWWLWGPAQSINVGDGLHALARLSLFTAEKSLQTESLLAAVGSLDSSALSYYEGQYIDLELQERIDVSVKEYMKMAKAKYGSLLGGALSLGAIASGAKQAEVQIMQKLGEAIGVASLVSEEIEAIWNPSRQSGRALNKSKLYPIVVGLEDAPLPQKRELGGYYFKRVMDIDDLAAIKAILESLGAKEKTELFVEEQKIYAKTLLQSLNLNSTATDRWNELIENLVGQK; this is translated from the coding sequence ATGAATCGTGATCGCTTATCTGAACTTTTATCATCTCACAGACCCCTAGTTGAACAAGCCCTCAAGGATAGCTTCGAAATTCCATCAGATCGAACTCTTGCGCTTTATCGAATGATGCATTTTCAACTTGGGTGGATCGACGAAAGCGGTGAACCTCAAATCAGTGACAATGAGCGTCTCTACGGATGCTTATGCCTAGAATCTGCTTATTTATTTGATTCGGATTTAGTGAAGAAAGCGCCTATAGCTGCAGCTATAGAATTGTTAAAGGAATCCATCCAAACCCACGAAGATATGCAAACAGCAAACCAATATAGGTATGGCCGAAGCGCAGTTTGGTGGCTTTGGGGCCCCGCGCAATCCATTAATGTCGGTGATGGTTTGCATGCACTCGCAAGACTAAGTTTGTTCACTGCTGAAAAGAGTTTACAAACTGAATCATTATTGGCAGCAGTGGGTTCGTTAGATTCGTCAGCACTCTCATATTATGAGGGTCAATATATTGATTTGGAACTACAAGAACGCATTGATGTCAGTGTAAAAGAGTATATGAAAATGGCGAAGGCGAAATACGGTTCTCTCTTGGGAGGTGCATTATCCTTAGGGGCAATTGCGTCAGGTGCCAAACAGGCTGAAGTCCAAATAATGCAAAAACTTGGAGAGGCAATAGGCGTAGCGTCTCTAGTATCTGAAGAAATTGAGGCCATTTGGAATCCTTCGCGACAATCAGGGCGAGCACTAAATAAGAGCAAGTTGTACCCCATTGTGGTAGGGCTAGAAGACGCTCCCTTGCCTCAAAAAAGAGAACTCGGGGGCTATTACTTCAAGCGGGTGATGGACATTGATGATTTAGCAGCAATTAAGGCGATCTTAGAGAGCCTTGGAGCTAAAGAAAAAACAGAGCTTTTTGTTGAAGAGCAAAAAATATATGCTAAAACCTTACTCCAGTCCTTAAATTTAAATTCAACAGCCACTGATCGTTGGAATGAACTTATAGAAAATCTGGTGGGGCAAAAGTGA
- a CDS encoding phosphoglycerate kinase: MSKKTIRDIDWHGKCAFVRADFNVPFVHGSGVISDDTRIQEAIPTIEYLLENGASIILCSHLGRPNGRIDEDLRLKPIAERLATLLDKEIRYTSDEENQTLNISSIRQGEVVLLENIRFSPQEETNDGPFAMSLAKMADVFVNDAFGTAHRAHASTEGIAHHVTAVAGLLMEKELSFLGAVLNDPKRPLAALFGGAKVSDKIQILDRLLGHADNILVGGGMAATFLHAQGYNVGASLLENEMVDFCVNLLNKAHEVGTHIHLPVDVLTADKIEANVETTIANVTDIPASSMILDIGPATANNYVRILSSMNTVVWNGPMGVFEVPPFDTGTKEIANHLSMSHAVTVIGGGSTSEAVTHLGLETCMSHVSTGGGASLEFLEGKVLPGVAALDDI, encoded by the coding sequence GTGAGCAAAAAAACTATTCGGGACATTGATTGGCATGGGAAATGTGCATTTGTCAGAGCCGATTTTAATGTTCCTTTTGTGCATGGCTCAGGCGTAATTTCGGATGATACGCGAATACAAGAAGCAATTCCCACCATAGAGTATTTGCTCGAAAATGGAGCGTCTATAATTCTATGCTCACATCTTGGACGCCCAAACGGAAGAATAGACGAAGACCTACGGCTTAAGCCAATTGCTGAAAGGCTTGCCACACTGCTGGACAAAGAGATCAGGTACACATCTGATGAAGAGAATCAAACGTTAAATATCTCATCTATACGCCAGGGTGAAGTAGTGTTACTCGAAAACATTAGGTTTTCCCCACAAGAAGAAACGAATGATGGGCCGTTTGCAATGTCTTTAGCCAAAATGGCAGACGTTTTCGTCAATGATGCCTTTGGTACGGCCCACAGAGCACATGCTTCAACTGAAGGGATCGCGCATCATGTAACCGCAGTAGCAGGCCTCTTGATGGAGAAGGAATTGTCTTTTCTTGGCGCGGTTTTGAATGATCCTAAAAGACCATTAGCAGCTCTGTTTGGTGGTGCAAAAGTCAGTGACAAAATACAAATATTGGATAGGCTGCTTGGGCATGCCGATAACATATTAGTAGGTGGTGGCATGGCTGCGACTTTTCTTCATGCGCAGGGGTACAATGTTGGGGCATCTCTTTTAGAGAATGAGATGGTTGATTTTTGCGTGAACCTTTTAAATAAAGCGCATGAAGTTGGAACCCATATACATTTGCCTGTTGATGTTTTAACCGCAGATAAAATTGAAGCCAATGTAGAAACTACAATTGCTAATGTGACCGATATTCCTGCCAGCTCAATGATCCTAGACATCGGGCCGGCAACTGCAAACAATTATGTAAGAATTCTAAGCTCAATGAACACTGTTGTATGGAATGGGCCTATGGGTGTTTTTGAAGTCCCACCGTTCGATACTGGCACAAAAGAAATCGCTAATCACCTTTCCATGTCACATGCCGTTACAGTCATTGGAGGAGGTTCAACATCTGAGGCTGTTACTCATTTAGGGTTAGAAACTTGCATGTCTCATGTTTCAACTGGTGGAGGAGCGTCTCTTGAGTTTTTGGAAGGGAAAGTACTTCCTGGCGTGGCAGCGTTAGATGATATTTAG
- the tpiA gene encoding triose-phosphate isomerase yields MRVPIVAGNWKMNPSTLDESYALAHEIVSQDTGNSNTISVICPPFPTLKTVKELCQNSYVKIGAQNLHAESSGAFTGETPPEMIAELCDYVILGHSERRQLFAEDDKFIGAKVSKSLELGISPIFCVGETLEQRDSDLAYSVIEAQIKSSLSAIPTNKMQQITVAYEPVWAIGTGKAATPEIAQQMIAHIRDCLKSISNDFTASQIRILYGGSVNAANAESIASQEDIDGALVGGASLKAEEFLNIIKAFSSI; encoded by the coding sequence ATGCGCGTTCCTATAGTAGCAGGTAATTGGAAAATGAATCCGAGTACACTTGATGAATCTTATGCGTTAGCACATGAAATAGTCTCTCAGGATACTGGCAATAGTAATACCATAAGCGTTATTTGCCCTCCATTTCCAACGCTAAAAACCGTCAAGGAATTATGCCAAAATTCATATGTCAAAATAGGTGCGCAGAATTTACATGCCGAATCGTCAGGAGCGTTTACTGGCGAAACCCCACCAGAAATGATTGCAGAACTCTGTGATTATGTAATTCTCGGGCACTCTGAAAGGCGTCAGTTATTTGCGGAGGATGACAAATTTATTGGCGCCAAAGTTAGTAAATCACTTGAACTTGGGATTTCACCAATTTTTTGCGTTGGTGAGACCCTTGAACAAAGAGATTCGGACTTAGCTTATAGCGTTATCGAAGCTCAAATTAAATCTTCTCTTAGCGCAATACCAACAAATAAGATGCAGCAAATAACGGTTGCTTACGAGCCCGTTTGGGCAATTGGTACCGGCAAAGCTGCCACGCCAGAAATTGCCCAGCAAATGATTGCCCATATCCGCGATTGCTTAAAGTCCATTTCAAATGATTTCACCGCTTCACAAATCCGAATTCTTTATGGAGGCAGTGTCAATGCTGCTAATGCAGAATCAATCGCATCTCAAGAAGATATAGACGGTGCTTTAGTTGGGGGTGCAAGCCTAAAGGCTGAAGAGTTTTTGAATATAATTAAGGCTTTTTCTTCGATTTAA
- the miaA gene encoding tRNA (adenosine(37)-N6)-dimethylallyltransferase MiaA: protein MDSPDVVFIVGPTGTGKTEAALNLRHSSSIEIINADSRQVYKWLSIGTAKPTLQQQSLVPHHLFDIIEPDGSFSIAQFLEIAREKITEILSRNITPVVVGGTGQYLWGLIEGWQIPAIPPNKTLRKNYESFVNENGSEALYKKLLSIDPGARAIIDSSNTRRIIRALEVWEHTGVPFSTLRKQAPPSYRFQISGININRLDLYKRINDRLISMVENGWVAEIESLLSYGYTTKLPSFSSAGYREIASYIQGITTYEEALEKTKAATHRLVRAQDNWFKKSDSRIAWSENIEELCKRVNLKK from the coding sequence ATGGACTCTCCTGATGTCGTTTTTATCGTTGGCCCCACTGGTACAGGCAAAACTGAGGCTGCGCTAAATTTAAGGCATTCATCTTCAATAGAAATCATTAACGCAGATAGTAGGCAAGTATACAAATGGCTTTCCATCGGTACAGCAAAGCCAACATTGCAACAGCAGTCGTTAGTTCCGCATCATCTTTTTGACATAATAGAGCCAGATGGCTCGTTCAGTATCGCGCAATTTCTTGAAATCGCCAGAGAGAAAATCACAGAAATTCTTTCACGGAACATAACACCTGTCGTTGTTGGCGGAACAGGGCAGTATTTATGGGGCTTAATTGAAGGATGGCAAATACCAGCTATACCGCCCAATAAAACCCTTCGAAAAAACTATGAATCCTTTGTCAATGAAAATGGTAGCGAGGCGTTGTATAAAAAGCTATTAAGTATAGATCCGGGCGCGCGCGCAATTATAGATTCATCAAACACCAGGCGAATAATTAGAGCGCTAGAGGTTTGGGAGCATACCGGTGTACCCTTTTCAACGCTTCGGAAACAAGCCCCTCCATCATACCGATTTCAAATTTCTGGAATCAATATCAACAGATTAGATCTTTACAAGAGGATCAACGATCGACTTATCAGCATGGTTGAAAATGGTTGGGTAGCAGAAATCGAATCGCTACTGTCATATGGCTATACGACTAAATTACCTTCGTTTTCAAGCGCGGGCTACAGGGAAATAGCATCATATATACAAGGGATAACAACTTATGAAGAAGCCTTGGAAAAAACTAAAGCCGCTACTCACCGCCTTGTTCGGGCGCAGGATAATTGGTTTAAAAAAAGTGATAGCCGAATAGCATGGAGCGAAAATATAGAAGAGTTATGCAAAAGGGTTAATTTGAAGAAGTAA
- a CDS encoding RraA family protein has translation MAGYIDPNDPVVQAFAQLGTTPVSDALDRLGLGGQVFGIRPIDREFTLCGRAHTVRNEPMTAGHKGESVGDYIDEVAPGGIVVIDNGGRLDATVWGDILTTMANRNNLGGTVIHGVCRDSNRALKVNYPIFSRGTYMRTGKDRVRADAYQEPVSLGEVRVEPGDLLLGDGDGVLVIAKEHEQAVLQAAKEIEEAEERIRNEIGKGGRLDDARAKFKYHSLQSRT, from the coding sequence ATGGCAGGTTATATTGATCCTAATGATCCGGTAGTACAGGCATTCGCACAGTTGGGTACAACCCCGGTAAGTGATGCATTGGATAGGCTTGGGTTAGGTGGCCAAGTATTTGGCATTCGCCCCATTGATCGTGAGTTTACTCTTTGTGGTCGTGCACACACGGTTCGCAACGAGCCAATGACTGCTGGGCACAAAGGTGAGAGTGTAGGTGATTACATTGATGAAGTGGCCCCTGGAGGTATTGTGGTCATTGATAATGGAGGACGATTAGACGCTACAGTATGGGGCGACATTCTCACTACAATGGCTAATCGAAATAATTTAGGTGGTACTGTAATTCATGGTGTTTGCCGTGATTCAAACAGAGCATTAAAAGTTAATTACCCAATTTTTTCAAGAGGTACCTATATGCGGACCGGCAAAGATAGAGTACGTGCCGATGCTTACCAAGAACCAGTTTCATTGGGAGAAGTTCGGGTAGAACCAGGAGATTTGCTGCTTGGCGACGGAGATGGGGTTTTGGTAATTGCCAAAGAACATGAGCAGGCAGTATTACAAGCTGCAAAAGAGATTGAAGAAGCCGAAGAAAGAATACGTAATGAAATTGGCAAAGGTGGGAGATTGGATGATGCACGCGCAAAATTCAAATACCATTCTTTACAAAGCCGTACCTAA
- a CDS encoding 4-oxalomesaconate tautomerase, translated as MQTSIPCVFMRGGTSRGPFFLASDLPQEQNLRDQVLLSVMGSPDNRQIDGLGGADPLTSKVAIVSPSTRDDCDVDYLFAQVVVNEAVVDVSPNCGNMLAGIGPFALEQGFLAANEGETEVRIHMVNSGDRAIARVMTPNKTVSYNGDARIDGVPGTSAPIMIDVEDTAGSFCGALFPTGNYIDKINGVDCSLMDNGMPVVAMRATDLGRTGYETRDELNNDTDLKERLEAIRLQAGHLMNLGDVTDNVVPKMFLLAPPVAGGAICTRSFIPKVAHASIGVLAAVTVATAAVLPGTTAYEYAVLPDGGRKMLELEHPTGYFSVELQVETEKGVPNVRRAALLRTARKIMEGNVYIPSDVWDGK; from the coding sequence ATGCAAACATCGATTCCGTGTGTCTTCATGCGAGGCGGGACTTCAAGAGGGCCATTTTTTCTAGCGTCGGACCTCCCCCAAGAGCAAAATCTTCGAGATCAGGTATTACTGTCTGTTATGGGTTCACCCGACAACCGTCAAATTGATGGCCTTGGTGGTGCGGACCCTCTAACCAGTAAAGTTGCAATTGTCAGCCCTTCAACTAGGGATGATTGTGATGTTGATTATTTATTTGCACAGGTGGTAGTCAACGAGGCGGTTGTAGACGTAAGCCCAAATTGCGGCAACATGCTTGCAGGCATCGGTCCATTTGCCTTAGAGCAGGGATTTCTCGCTGCCAACGAAGGAGAGACAGAAGTTCGTATCCATATGGTTAATTCTGGTGATCGTGCTATTGCACGTGTAATGACACCAAACAAAACTGTCAGTTATAACGGTGATGCACGGATCGATGGTGTCCCAGGTACTTCTGCTCCAATAATGATAGACGTTGAAGATACAGCAGGTTCATTTTGTGGTGCATTATTTCCAACTGGTAATTATATCGACAAGATAAATGGAGTGGACTGCTCTTTAATGGACAATGGAATGCCAGTTGTAGCTATGCGAGCAACCGACTTAGGTCGAACCGGTTATGAGACGCGTGACGAACTTAACAATGATACGGACTTAAAAGAGCGCTTAGAAGCAATACGCTTGCAAGCTGGGCATCTTATGAATTTAGGGGATGTCACAGACAACGTTGTACCTAAAATGTTTTTGTTAGCACCCCCAGTCGCAGGCGGAGCTATATGCACTAGATCCTTCATTCCAAAGGTTGCACACGCGTCGATTGGCGTTCTAGCTGCAGTTACTGTAGCCACAGCTGCCGTTTTGCCTGGGACAACAGCATATGAATATGCTGTACTTCCAGATGGGGGCAGGAAAATGCTTGAACTCGAGCACCCTACTGGGTATTTCTCAGTTGAGCTCCAAGTAGAGACAGAGAAGGGCGTCCCAAATGTACGGCGTGCAGCGTTACTCCGTACCGCACGAAAAATCATGGAAGGTAATGTTTATATACCATCTGATGTCTGGGATGGAAAATAA
- a CDS encoding amidohydrolase family protein — protein sequence MDKPINLIAGPDPNPIKPNLMLPEGSCDAHCHIFGPAEKFPYHPNRSYTPPDASKDDLKKLHDHIGIDRAVIVHASCHGTYMDATLDAIASSNGKYRGTSIVEPSISDSELQRYHDGGIRAVRFNFVKHLESVPEEATVKRMADRIAAMGWHLVVHLDAQDIVELSPLLLSLPVPFVIDHMARVKANEGLAQEPFVQLIDLMRHENAWVKICGGERISADGPPFYDAIPFAQKLISTAPDRVLWGTDFPHPNVKNMPNDGHLVDLLGMYTDEEALLKKILVSNPDRLYFSN from the coding sequence ATGGATAAACCAATAAATCTTATAGCAGGACCCGACCCAAATCCTATAAAACCAAATTTAATGCTTCCAGAAGGTTCCTGTGACGCACATTGCCATATATTTGGCCCTGCAGAGAAATTCCCTTATCATCCAAATCGATCGTATACGCCTCCAGATGCTTCCAAAGACGACCTCAAAAAGCTGCATGATCATATCGGGATTGATCGTGCGGTCATTGTTCATGCCAGCTGCCATGGAACATACATGGACGCGACATTGGATGCGATAGCTTCATCCAATGGCAAGTACAGAGGAACATCTATAGTTGAACCTTCTATATCTGATTCAGAGCTGCAGCGTTACCATGATGGTGGAATCAGGGCTGTCCGCTTCAATTTCGTGAAGCATTTGGAAAGCGTTCCTGAAGAAGCAACCGTAAAGCGAATGGCTGATAGGATAGCTGCTATGGGTTGGCATCTTGTTGTTCATCTTGATGCACAAGATATTGTCGAGCTATCCCCATTATTGTTATCCCTACCAGTGCCATTTGTAATCGACCATATGGCACGGGTAAAAGCTAATGAAGGTTTAGCGCAAGAGCCTTTTGTTCAATTGATAGATTTGATGCGACATGAGAATGCTTGGGTGAAAATATGTGGAGGGGAAAGAATTTCTGCAGACGGACCTCCATTTTATGATGCAATTCCATTTGCGCAAAAGCTTATCTCAACTGCGCCTGATCGAGTTTTATGGGGTACTGATTTCCCCCATCCTAATGTAAAGAATATGCCCAATGATGGACACCTTGTAGATTTATTAGGCATGTACACAGACGAGGAAGCGTTATTGAAGAAAATTCTTGTGTCCAATCCAGACCGACTGTATTTCTCTAATTAG
- a CDS encoding glucose-6-phosphate isomerase: protein MTQSKQPQGAQLGSYSPLINSTLNELASSNLISRIWEKDASVWQGEAEDITGRLGWLNAANYMGENILALNDFAKKVKLLGLKNIVLIGMGGSSLGPYVISKIIPSLSKGQSFNVLDSTAPDAIKRTLDDIEIAHSLFLVSSKSGDTSESMALYKFFWKKTCDAVGFENAGQHFVAITDQGTPLARLAIDRKFLRLFENDSNIGGRFSVTSYFGFVPAVLTGLNCNELHARIAHMSKRCEPSVGIRNNPGGWLGAALAALYSEGRDKITLIASDSVAPFPLWIEQLLAESIGKSNKGVIPVVDEPLLEPNIYGDDRVFVYIRMHGDENAVKDVAIERINGYGHPVITIQLEDNYDIGAEFFRWQMATAVLGHMLGVNPFDQPDVQSAKDATVNEILKLGSEVTKPIYDKPSDLASLLEDARAGNYFSILAYVSETEGVKTSLQILRERIAINKKLTTTLAYGPRYLHSTGQLHKGGPNSGVFLLLVSDPIDALPIPTEDYGFHDLLLAQMRGDLSALQKLERKVVCINLGSDPEAGVLRLLASNLF, encoded by the coding sequence ATGACTCAGAGCAAACAACCTCAAGGCGCACAACTTGGTTCTTATTCACCACTCATAAATAGCACATTAAATGAGTTAGCTTCATCTAATTTAATCTCTCGAATTTGGGAGAAAGACGCTTCAGTTTGGCAAGGGGAAGCTGAGGATATTACCGGTCGCTTAGGATGGCTCAATGCAGCTAACTACATGGGTGAAAATATTCTGGCCCTTAATGATTTTGCAAAAAAAGTGAAATTGTTGGGTTTAAAGAATATTGTTTTGATTGGGATGGGAGGTAGCAGCTTAGGCCCATATGTGATCAGTAAAATTATACCGTCCCTTTCTAAAGGCCAATCATTTAACGTTCTAGACTCTACGGCACCTGATGCCATTAAAAGAACTTTAGATGATATTGAAATCGCTCATTCTCTTTTTCTCGTTTCTTCTAAATCTGGAGACACTTCGGAATCAATGGCTCTTTATAAATTCTTTTGGAAAAAAACATGTGACGCCGTAGGTTTCGAAAATGCTGGTCAACATTTTGTTGCTATAACTGATCAGGGAACTCCGCTTGCTAGATTGGCTATTGATCGAAAATTCCTTCGCTTGTTTGAAAATGATTCAAATATTGGAGGCCGGTTCTCAGTGACTTCATACTTTGGGTTTGTTCCCGCTGTTCTTACAGGGCTCAACTGCAACGAACTACATGCAAGAATTGCTCATATGTCCAAGCGTTGTGAGCCTAGTGTTGGAATTCGAAATAACCCTGGTGGTTGGTTGGGGGCCGCGCTCGCAGCATTGTATAGTGAAGGTAGAGATAAAATTACACTAATTGCGTCCGATAGCGTTGCGCCTTTTCCTTTATGGATTGAACAACTACTTGCCGAAAGTATTGGCAAGTCTAATAAGGGTGTGATTCCAGTAGTCGACGAACCTTTGCTCGAGCCTAATATTTATGGCGACGACCGGGTCTTTGTATATATAAGGATGCATGGTGATGAGAACGCCGTGAAGGATGTTGCAATCGAGCGTATTAATGGATATGGCCATCCTGTGATAACTATTCAGCTAGAAGACAATTACGATATTGGTGCTGAATTTTTCAGATGGCAAATGGCGACAGCTGTATTAGGGCATATGCTTGGGGTCAATCCTTTTGATCAGCCAGATGTACAATCAGCGAAAGATGCGACAGTAAATGAGATTTTGAAGTTGGGTAGTGAGGTTACGAAGCCTATTTATGATAAGCCTTCTGATTTAGCTTCCCTACTCGAAGATGCTCGAGCAGGGAATTATTTCTCAATACTAGCCTATGTCAGCGAAACAGAAGGAGTGAAAACTTCACTGCAAATACTGCGAGAGCGGATAGCGATAAACAAGAAGCTTACAACTACTCTTGCATATGGGCCTCGGTACTTGCATTCTACCGGTCAACTGCATAAAGGCGGCCCAAATAGCGGAGTATTTCTGTTACTAGTTTCAGATCCAATTGATGCTCTTCCCATCCCTACTGAAGATTATGGTTTTCATGACTTGTTGTTGGCTCAAATGCGTGGAGATTTATCAGCCCTGCAAAAATTAGAGCGAAAAGTAGTATGCATTAATTTGGGTTCTGACCCTGAAGCCGGTGTTTTGCGCTTACTCGCAAGTAATCTATTTTAA